In the genome of Abyssalbus ytuae, the window AGGTATTTGTTGTTTGGCATTTTTTAACAGAGGATATGAAATACTGTTATAAACATCCATAGCGTCACCTTCCAAAGGGATGGTTCTTTTTATGCTGTATAATTGTGCTTCATTTTCATGGAATTTATCAGTTTTCAATTCATCATTTACCCAAAGTGATATGAGAAAAGAAACTATCAGGGCGGCTGATAAACCAAAGATGTTTATAACAAAGTATAATCTGTTTTTTAAGAGATTCCGCCATGCTATTTTAAAATAATTTCTGAGCATACTGTTTGTTTTTTGTCCCGATAGCTATCGGGAGATGAATGTTACTCCGTTTTTAAACTCTTTACAGGGTTTGCAATGGCTGCTTTGATTGCCTGAAAGCTAACCGTAATTAAGGCGATGAGGATAGCTAAAATGCCAGCTGCAGCAAAAAATAACCATGATATTTTTACTTGGTAGGCGTAGTTGTTTAGCCATTTATTCATAGAATACCAAGCAATGGGAGAAGCAATAACAAAAGCAATTGCTACCAGTTTTATAAATTCTGCAGAAAGCAAAGCCGTAATATTACTTACGGAAGCACCCAGTACTTTTCTGATTCCTATTTCTTTAATCCTGTTTTCGGCCATATAACTTGCCAAGCCAAATAAACCCAGGCAGGAAATGATGATGGTAAGCATAGTGAATAAACCTGCCAGTTTGCCGGTTCTTTTTTCATTGTTGAATTTTTTGGCGTATTCGCTGTCAACAAACCGGAAATTGAAGGGATATTCGGGATTATACTTCTTAAAAACTTTCTCGGCTGCTGCCAGGTTTTCAGAAGTGGATTTCAGATCACTCAATTTAATATGTATAACTTCAAACCAGGCTTTGGCCCCTTCTATAACCATCGGTTTCACCGATTCAAAGGGCGACCTCATGACAAAATCTTTAATAACCCCCACTACATGCCAGTCGGTTCCGTTATCTTTAATAATCTGACCAAGAGGGTTTTTAAACTTCATGAGGTTTACCGCTGACTCATTAAGGATAACGGCTGTAGAGTCTGTCGGATAGTCTGATAAATTAAAATCACGTCCCTGTATCAATTCCAGGCCTGTAGTTTTTATTATGGCTTCATCAGCAATAAAACGGTCTATAGTTGTTCTGTCATTTTCTGGTTTGCCTTTCCATTCAAATCCCCAGCTGTTACTCCAGCATTCAGTAATAGGAGCACTTGTTTTGGTTATCGATGTGGCAATACCGGATGATAATAGCTCCTCCTTAATAAGCGGGTAATTTTTTTCTATTTCACCTTCAATGAAAGTGTAAATAAGATTGTCTTTGGAATAACCTAATTGTCGGTTTTGGGCTTTTTTTAATTGTTGTCTTATTACCACTGTAGAGATAATAAGGATAATGGCAAATGTAAATTGAACTACTACCAGAACTTTTCGGGGGGTGATAAGAGTATTTATTTTTTTAAATGTACCTTTTAATACGACTACGGGTTTAAAAGCTGAAAGATATAAAGCAGGGTAACTTCCGGCCAGAACACCGGTAAAGAGAATAATACCAATTCCGGTTATCCAGAACCATGGGTTGGTAAAATCGATGGAAAGTTGTCTCTCAATCAGATTATTAAATAAAGGCAATACAATAAGTATAATGATAAGAGCTATAACAGCAGCAAAGAATGAAATAAATACAGATTCTCCCAGGAATTGTCCGATAATGTATTTTTTTTCTGCGCCCACTACTTTTCTAACGCCTACTTCCTTAGCTCTTTTTTCACTTCGTGCTGTGCTGAGGTTCATAAAGTTGATACAGGCAATAAGTAAAATAAAAGCGGCAATAAAACCGAATATTCTGATTATTTCTATTCTTCCCCCGGATTCTTCCCCATTTTCAAACCTGGAATAAAGATAAGAACGGGAAAAGGGATATAGAAAGGTTTCCATACGAGGAGACTCCTTGTCATATTTTTCCCGTAAATTTTTAATTTTTGGCGCAAATGAAGCATTACTTACTCCATCTTTAAGCATCACATATGTAAAGATGGAATTGTTGCCCCAATATTCATCTTCCCATCCTTTTTGTTTTAAATATGACCAGGGGATTAAATATTCAAAATCAAAAGTGGTGTTTGAGGGAAGATCTTTTAATACTCCGGTAACGGTAAAATGATCTGAATCGTCAATTTTAACAACTTTGTCCAGAGGATTTTCATTTTCAAACAGTTTTTTAGCTAGTTTTTCGGTGATGACTACCGAGTTAACTTCCTTAAAAACCGTTTCCGGATTTCCTTTTATCAGAGGAAAGCTAAATACATCTAAAAAATCCTTATCGACAACAGTACCTGTTGATTTGATCCTTTTTTCCCCACTTGAAAATAAGAAGTTATATGACCAGCCTGTACGCACCACACTTTCGACTTCAGGAAAATCCTGCCGTATCATTTTAGCCATTATTTTAGGAGTTGAATTCCAACAGGAGATTTTCCCTTCCGTTTCATATTTATTATACACCTCATAGATGCGGTCCTTATTTTGGTGAAACTGGTCGAACCCCAATTCAAAGTTTATCCATAGAAGTATAAGAGCTGCGGCAGCTATTCCTATTGAGAGGCCGGCAATGTTAAGGAACGAAAAGCTTTTGTTTCGAATAAGATTCCGCCACGCTATTTTAAAATAATTTCTGAGCATACTGTTTGTTTTTTGTCCCGATAGCTATAGGGAGATGAATGTTACTCCGTTCTTAAACTTTTTACAGGGTTCGCAATGGCTGCCTTGATTGCCTGAAAACTTACCGTAATTAAGGTGATTAAAAGAGCTCCTCCACCCGACAGGATAAAAATCCACCACGAAAGGTCAGTGCGGTAAGAGAAGCTTTGTATCCAACGGTGCATAAAATAGTAGGCCAGCGGGGTAGCTATTAACAGGGAAATGATAACCAGGTAAATAAAGTCTTTAGAAAGCATTATCCACAAACGGGATACTGTAGCCCCCAGTACTTTGCGGATACCTATTTCCTTGGTTTTTTGTTCTGCTACAAATGAGGCCAGACCAAATAACCCCAGGCAACTGATAAGGATGGCCAAAACGGTGAACACTCCTGCCAGGCTGGCTACCCGTTCTTCGGAGGCGAACTTACGGGCATATTGTTCATCAACAAACTGATACTGGAACGGCAG includes:
- a CDS encoding ABC transporter permease produces the protein MLRNYFKIAWRNLIRNKSFSFLNIAGLSIGIAAAALILLWINFELGFDQFHQNKDRIYEVYNKYETEGKISCWNSTPKIMAKMIRQDFPEVESVVRTGWSYNFLFSSGEKRIKSTGTVVDKDFLDVFSFPLIKGNPETVFKEVNSVVITEKLAKKLFENENPLDKVVKIDDSDHFTVTGVLKDLPSNTTFDFEYLIPWSYLKQKGWEDEYWGNNSIFTYVMLKDGVSNASFAPKIKNLREKYDKESPRMETFLYPFSRSYLYSRFENGEESGGRIEIIRIFGFIAAFILLIACINFMNLSTARSEKRAKEVGVRKVVGAEKKYIIGQFLGESVFISFFAAVIALIIILIVLPLFNNLIERQLSIDFTNPWFWITGIGIILFTGVLAGSYPALYLSAFKPVVVLKGTFKKINTLITPRKVLVVVQFTFAIILIISTVVIRQQLKKAQNRQLGYSKDNLIYTFIEGEIEKNYPLIKEELLSSGIATSITKTSAPITECWSNSWGFEWKGKPENDRTTIDRFIADEAIIKTTGLELIQGRDFNLSDYPTDSTAVILNESAVNLMKFKNPLGQIIKDNGTDWHVVGVIKDFVMRSPFESVKPMVIEGAKAWFEVIHIKLSDLKSTSENLAAAEKVFKKYNPEYPFNFRFVDSEYAKKFNNEKRTGKLAGLFTMLTIIISCLGLFGLASYMAENRIKEIGIRKVLGASVSNITALLSAEFIKLVAIAFVIASPIAWYSMNKWLNNYAYQVKISWLFFAAAGILAILIALITVSFQAIKAAIANPVKSLKTE